The following coding sequences lie in one Arachis hypogaea cultivar Tifrunner chromosome 4, arahy.Tifrunner.gnm2.J5K5, whole genome shotgun sequence genomic window:
- the LOC112796359 gene encoding small RNA-binding protein 11, chloroplastic, whose translation MEGLRQIWCQQHRSLSQLLFLRSISSKIFVKGLAFSTTKEKLAEAFSEYGNVLNADIVLNKAKNRSKGFGYVTFAKEEEARKAQMAMNGKILHGRVLYVDMEPNKKPEKSSFDKATTDG comes from the exons ATGGAGGGTCTGCGGCAAATATGGTGTCAACAGCACCGGTCTCTTTCTCAGCTTCTTTTCCTCCGATCAATTTCTTCCAAGATTTTTGTCAAAG GTTTAGCATTTTCTACCACAAAAGAGAAATTAGCTGAAGCCTTTTCAGAATATGGCAATGTCCTAAATG CTGATATAGTACTGAACAAAGCCAAGAACAGATCTAAGGGTTTCGGATATGTGACCTTTGCTAAGGAGGAAGAAGCCCGCAAGGCACAGATGGCTATGAATGGAAAG ataTTGCATGGACGTGTTCTGTACGTGGATATGGAACCAAATAAGAAACCAGAAAAATCATCTTTTGACAAGGCAACTACTGATGGTTGA